The Oncorhynchus keta strain PuntledgeMale-10-30-2019 unplaced genomic scaffold, Oket_V2 Un_contig_3860_pilon_pilon, whole genome shotgun sequence sequence AATAAGCCACATGTAGCAAATAAGCCATTACATTTTCTGTTAATCAAATTCAACACttattgacctccatacaaaaactcctaAATTGGTGAGTGAACACAACAAAAACCGCCACCTGCCAGAGTAAACAGATTTTGGGACCAGTtatccctctcttcacctctttCTCTTTGATTACGCTCAGCGCACGGGATTCTTGACCAAACACATCACGCGGTTGCCAAGCAATTCGTCACCCAATGTACTGTGGCCTGTTTGAGACTGTGACTCGAGGGACAAACAACAATTGCTGTCAGGATACGATATAGCGAACACAACACACCCACATTGAGCCACACCCCCAGGTGgctccttaattggggaggacggctcatagtaatggctggaacgatATCAAACACGTCGTTTCTATGGTTTCCATGTATTTGACAACATTCCATTCACTCAATTTCAGCCActgttatgagccgtcctcccctcaccagcctcctctgatgccAGGTTACCTTGGTGGTGTATAGACAGGTGCCGACATTCATGGCTTTGTCCACCGCCACCAGCTCCACTGTCAGAGAGCAGCACGAAGCGTTGAATGTTGCTGCAACAACCGTCTGCTTCAGATCCGTGTGGGTGAGGCTGCCTGCTCCCTGGCGGTGTTTGAGGCTGGTGATGCCCGTGCCATTGACGCCGTCTGTCAGGTTGGCAGAGAGCTGCCAGAAGGCAGAGTTACAGAATGCTGGGTCAGCTGGGCAGTCGACCGATGAGACAATGACCACCTCACACTGGGGAGGGGTGAAATCTGTCACCtgcagaaaagagagagagagagtgagtaatcatggtgaagagggagaagagatgaggaaAGGAGGCTATTTAGAAGTGGACGGGCCCATACAGTGGAGATGGGCCCATACGGTGGAGACGGGCCCATACAGTGGAGACGGGCCCATACGGTGGAGAGCCCAaagaccgtgccccaggacgacctgacatgatgactccttgctgtccccagtccacctgactgtgctgctgctccagtttcaactgttctgccttattattattcgaccatgctggtcatttatgaacatttgaacatcttggccatgttctgttataatctccacccggcacagccagaagaggactggccaccccacatagcctggttcctctctaggtttcttcctaggttttggcctttctagggagtttttcctagccaccgtgcttctacacctgcattgcttgctgtttggggttttaggctgggtttctgtacagcactttgagatatcagctgatgtacgaagggatatataaataaatttgatttgatttgagacggGCCCATACGGTGGAGACGGGCCCATACGGTGGAGACGGGCCCATAGAGTGGAGACGGGCCCATAGAGTGGAGACGGGCCCATAGAGTGGAGACGGCCCATAGAGTGGAGATGGCCCATAGAGTGGAGATGGCCCATAGAGTGGAGATGGCCCATAGAGTGGAGATGGCCCATAGAGTGGAGATGGCCCATAGAGTGGAGATGTCCCATAGAGTGGAGACGGGCCCATAGAGTGGAGACGGGCCCATAGAGTGGAGACGGCCCATAGAGTGGAGACGGGCCCATAGAGTGGAGACGGGCCCATAGAGTGGAGACGGCCCATAGAGTGGAGACGGCCCATAGAGTGGAGACGGGCCCATAGAGTGGAGACGGCCCATAGAGTGGAGACGGGCCCATAGAGTGGAGACGGGCCCATAGAGTGGAGACGGCCCATAGAGTGGAGATGGCCCATAGAGTGGAGATGGCCCATAGAGTGGAGACGGGCCCATAGAGTGGAGACGGGCCCATAGAGTGGAGACGGCCCATAGAGTGGAGATGGCCCATAGAGTGGAGATGGCCCATAGAGTGGAGATGGCCCATAGAGTGGAGATGGCCCATAGAGTGGAGACGGCCCATAGAGTGGAGACGGGCCCATAGAGTGGAGACGGCCCATAGAGTGGAGACGGGCCCATAGAGTGGAGACGGGCCCATAGAGTGGAGACGGGCCCATAGAGTGGAGATGGCCCATAGAGTGGAGACGGGCCCATAGAGTGGAGACGGGCCCATAGAGTGGAGACGGCCCATAGAGTGGAGATGGCCCATAGAGTGGAGATGGCCCATAGAGTGGAGATGGCCCATAGAGTGGAGATGGCCCATAGAGTGGGCCCATAGATGACGGGCCCATAGAGTGGAGACGGCCCATGTGGAGACGGGCCCATAGAGTGGAGACGGGCCCATAGAGTGGAGACGGCCCATAGAGTGGAGATGGCCCATAGAGTGGAGATGGCCCATAGAGTGGAGATGGCCCATAGAGTGGAGATGGCCCATAGAGTGGAGATGGCCCATATAGTGGAGACGGGCCCATAGAGTGGAGACGGGCCCATATAGTGGAGACAGACCTTATAGGCCTGTCAGCTCTCTAGTGTATCTTTATATATCCACATTCTAGCATATCTACTAAATCTAtttgtatatacactgagtgtacaaaacattaagaacaccttcctaatattacgCCCCCCCAtgtactctacaaggtgttgaaagtgttccacagggatgctggcccatgttgactccaatgcttcccacagttgtgtcaaggtggctggatgtcctttgggtggtggaccattcttgatacacacaggaaactgttgagcgtaaaaaacccagcagcattgcagtttttgacacaaaccaatgcgcctggcacctactaccataacccactcataggcacttaaatattttgtctccACCCTCTGAacgacacacatacacaatccatgtctcaattgtctcaaggcttatgAGTCCttctaacctgtctcctccccttcatttacactgattgaagtcgatttaacaagtgacatcaataagggatcatagctttcaccttgatTCATCTGCtcagtctatatcatggaaataccaggtgttcttaatgtttttttacactcagtgtagataTATCTACATATCTGAGGTTACCTTGGTGACGACAGAGAGGCGCAGGACGGCGTAGTTGGAGTCGGACGCCCCGGGGGCCACAGCCTCGATGGTCAGGGTGACGTCTGTTCCTGAGGGGGTGTTGGCGGGCACCGTGATGGTCAGTTCACCGGTGGCGTTTCCTCCGGTGGTCACAGCGATGCTGATAAGTTAGCAGAGGCAATGGGTTAGCATTAAGTGTCAATACAAGTGATGCCAAGAGAGGACAATAATTAGTCATGTTGAGTCATTTTGCCAGCATAGAGAAGCTGTTTTTGAACAGATAACCATACAAAAGAccatacaaacagatctgggaccagtctcaGGATATTCCAGCCCTGATCCCTACCTGCCAGGGACGTTCATTTTGAAGTCTCGGTCGTTTCTGGCACTGATTTTGTAGCTGCCTCCAGTGGCGTCGGTCATGACGGTGAAGGGAAGGGTGAAGGGTTTACCAGGCTCCATGCTTCTGTCCACCACGGCCTGAGAAGACAAGAAGAACAAGAAAGAGGAATTGTTGAGTAGTTGTTGTGAGGTCCACTTTTTTAAATGTGCAGTTTGTTTGTTGGCTCATTTACAGAGACACATTTCTGTGCTTAGAAAGTCCATGTTGTAATTTGTAAGTAGCCCCACAGTACTACATGTTTAGGGAGTAATAGTCAGTCACGTTTTTCTTTCTGATATGGTCTATAATTGTCTATGACCATGGTTTTTGTCTAACACTATCCCAACATGCAGTATAGACTCCTTCACCATTTACAAATGAAAGGCATTTTCAATGTAAACTTACCTTGATGGTAACCTTGGAGACGGACATCTGAGTGGTGGACTGTCTCTGGAACACGGTAGAGGAGACCACATCTGTCCCGTTCAGCAGCACCACAAACTCCCCCGCAGGGACCTTGGTTACCGTAACTAGGAACTCCCCGTTGCCCATGTCTTCCAGGGCCCCACTTACGAGCTCTGACCCTGACACTGTCACCAAGACAACGTTGGCCACCTTGACAGAGGCTGGGCCCTTTCTGCCCAACACTGATACCAACAGCATGGCAGGCATacctgggagaaggagagaagagaggaggaacggagggaaagagagggagagagagagaggaggacgagtgtaggggtagggagagagagagagaggaggacgagtgtaggggtagggagagaaaaagagggatagagagagaggaggatgagtgtaggggtagggagagaaaaagagggagagagagagaggaggacgagtgtaggggtagggagagaaaaagagggagagagagagaggaggacgagtgtaggggtagggagagaaaaagagggagagagagagaggaggacgagtgtaggggtagggagagaaaaagagggagagagagagaggatttggctaaaaatacttgaatcagtcatagagcccattgccctttatggttgtgaggtctggggtccgctcaccaaccaagacttcacaaaatgggacaaacaccaaattgagactctgcacgcagaattctgcaaaaatatcctccgtgtacaacgtaaaacaccaaataatgcatgcagagcagaattaggccgatacccactaattatcaaaatccataaaagagccattaaattctacaaccacctaaaaggaagcgattcacaaaccttccataacaaagccatcacctacagagagatgaacctggagaagagtcccctaagcaagctggtcctggggctctgttcacaaacacaagcacaccctacagagccccaggacaacagcacaattagacccaaccaaatcgtgagaaaacaaaaagataattacttaacacattggaaagaattaacaaaaaaacagagcaaactagaatgctatttggccctaaacagagagtacacagcggcagaatacctgaccactgtgactgacccaaaattaaggaaagctttgactatgtacagactcagtgagcatagccttgcaattgagaaaggccgccgtagacagacatggctctcaagagaagacaggctatgtgctcactgcccacaaaatgaggtggaaactgagctgcacttcctaacctcctgcccaatgtatgaccatattagagagacatatttcccccagatcacacagattcacaaagaattcgaaaacaaatccaattttgataaactcccatatctactgggtgaaattccacagtgtgccatcacagcagcaagatttgtgacctgttgccacgagaaaagggcaaccagtgaagaacaaacaccattgtaaatacaacccatatttatgcttatttattttatcttgtgtcctttaactatttgtacattgtatatatatatatatatatatataatatgacatgtgtaatgtctttactgttttgaaagttctgtatgtgtaatgttaactgttaatttttgttgtttttcactttatatattcactttgtatgttgtctacctcacttgctttggcaatgttaacacatgtttcccatgccaataaagcccttgaattgaattgagagagaaggaAAATGATCTTGAAGGGTGTGGCTATGTAACTGTTGACATCAATTATTACAAATTACAATTAATGGCTTTTTATGACTTTGATTAAGTCGGCTTTATAAATGAACATAATGCATTGTTTTGACCAACACAACATCAAAGCGGGTCAGCCTACTTTCTGATAGAGAATGCAGCGATGCAAAACCTCTCGCCAGTGAGAAAAACGATGTGCGCAATGATCATAATGATCGCAAAGATCAAGCCTCtaacggctttaatgaagtggcAGCTGCATTCATGTAGATGATGTCGCCATGATGTCGCCTTAGTAAAATTGTGATTGACAGATTACCTGCTTGatatggtaatgatgatgattaaGATGATGTTGTAGTGATTTACCTGCTTTTGGACGGCCAGAGATGAGGGCGTATCCTGGATGAGGTCCCTCGAAGGTCTCCACAAAGTCATAAATGAAGGCAATGGTACTctgacctggacacacacacacacacacacacacacacacacacacacacacacacacacacacacacacacacacacacacacacacacacacacacacacacacacacacacacacacacacacacacacacacacacacacacacacacacacacgcacgcacactcagTCAGGGCtgtattctctcccttctcttatGGCTCTAACAGACCTGGGGTGAAATACTTTTTGACATATTTGTACATGATTTAAAatagttatggttagggttaggtaatgagttagctaaaagggttaaggtaaggggaagcgttagctaacatgctaagtagttgcaaagttgctaattagctcaaaTTGTTCTGGTGAGTTATGAACAAGCAACCTTTGGGATGCGAGACGATTGCGTAatacacccacccatccaccacGACCAAACattttttcacttataattcactgtatcacaattccagtgggtcagaagtttacatacactaagttgactgtgcctttaaacagcttggaaaattccagaaaaatatgtcatggctttagaagcttcttataggctaactgacatcatttgagtcatttggagttgtacctgtggatgtatttcaaagcctaccttcaaacccagcaCCTCTTTggttgacattatgggaaaatcaaaagaaatcagccaagacctcagaaaacaattctagacatccacaagtctggttcattattgggagaaatttccaaacacctgaaggtaccaagttaatctatacaaacaacagtacgcaagtataaacaccatgggaccacgcagccgtcataccgctcaggagggAGGCACGTTCTGTCAtctagagataaacgtactttggtgcgaaaggtgcaaatcaattccagaacaacagtaaaggacattgtgaagatgctggaggaaacaggtacaaacgtacctatatccacagtaaaacgagtcctatatcgatataacctgaaaggccgctcagcaaggaagaagccactgctcaaaaaccgccataaaaaagccagactatggtcttgggcttgtagtagattgtttaacaggtggcagacaatgtgagaaggcttgtgaactatatttCCATTGTATCTGaaaggaggagggacatttaTTATGAAATGAGTGGTATATAAACCAATGTACATGGTATTATGACCAGAGCTCTCATAAATAAACATTcctgactattgtagctgggcCTCCGTCTGATTCATTACAACCAGTTTCCTACAAATTCTGGGTATCAGGCTGAGTAATCAATTCAAATTGGGTTTATGAACACTGAGAACTTAATTCTCTTgacattacctcgactaacctttaCCCCTGAAAATTGACTCGGAACCAGTTTTTTTCTTGCTTTTTATTACTTACTTTTTAAAACTGaatggttggttaagggctcatgagtaagcattttacggtaaggtctacctacacctgttgtaaactcagcaaaaataaAAACATCCTCACTCTTagctgcgtttattttcagaaaacttaatgtgtaaatatttgtatgaagatatcaagattcaacaactgagacataaactgaacaagttccacagacgtgacgAACAGAAATTGAACAATGTGTCCCTGAAGAAagtgggggtcaaaatcaaaagtaactgtCAAGatttggtgtggccaccagctgcattaagtactgatgtgcatctcctcctcatggactgcaccagatttgccagttcttgctgtgagatgttaccccactcctccaccaaggcacctgtaagttcccggacatttctggagggaatggccataggcctcaccctccgatccaacaggtcccagacttcTCAATGGAATTGAGACccggctcttcgctggccatggcagaacactgacattcctgtcttgcaggaaatcacgcaaaGAACGACTAGTATGGCTGGTGAAAttatcatgctggagggtcatgtcaggatgagcctgcaggaagggtccacacgagggaggaggatatcttccctgtaacgcacagcgttgagattgcctgcaatgacaacaagctcaatccgatgatgctgtaacacacctccccagaccaactccaaatcgatcccgctccagagtacaggcctcggtgtaatggtcattcctttgacgatagaagtgaatccgaccatcatccctggtgagacaaaaccgtgactcatcagtgaagagcactttttgccagtcctcagtctggtccagcgacgatgggtttgtgcccataggcgacgttgctGCCGGTgatgtgatgtctggtgaggacctgccttacaacatacctacaagccctcagtccattctctctcagcctattacgaacagtctgagcactgatggagggattatgcgttcctggtgtaactcaggcagttgttgttgccatcctgtttctgcaggtgtgatgttcggatgtactgatcctgtgcaggtgttgttacacgtggtctgacaATGCAATGAGGCGATCATCACACCTGTGACgatggccacatctgcagtcctaaGACATGTTcgcacagatgagcagggaccgtGGGCATCTTTCTTCTGAGTCAGTTGAAAGGCCTCTGTAGTGTCCTatattttcataactgtgaccttaattgcctaccgtctgtaaggtgttatgtcttaacgaccgttccacaggtgcatgttcattaattgtttatggttcattgaacaagcatagggaaacagtgtttaaaccctttacaatgaagatctgtgaagttatttggatttttacgaattatctttgaaagacagggtcctgaaaaatggacttttctttttttgagtttatttggtgcatgtgacacaTTTGAATGGATTATTTAAACCCAGGTCTGGGCTCTGTGTGTATCCAGGATATAATCTAGTGTTGAGCGTGAGCATAACACACATATTCAATAGAACAGACATATCTCTATGGTAACTCACCAGTGACCTTCAGTGTGTAGGGCTGGTTGGAGTTCATGCTGATTTCCCATAATCCTGTCTGTTTGTTGGAGGCCAGACGGACCCGGAAGAGGTTGCCCACCGTCTGGACAGTCCCCAGTTCCCCGTTGGCCTCGTTCTGTTTCTGGGTCACACCTGTAGGGGCAAGGAGGGTGACAGTCAAATAGGATGACAGTCAACCATACTGTCAATCGGCTATACCTGGTTCACAATACCTTGTTAAAATATGCTTTGTGCTTTAAAAACATTAAGATAGCTACATACGTAAACACGCAAAACAGGTCAACTGTAACCAGTAAGGAGGGAAAACTaaccttagatcagtgtctaggggaaATGTCATCCTATTCAGTTAGGTGAAACTTTACCTGAAAACTaaccttagatcagtgtctaggggaaATGTCATCCTATTCAGTTAGGTGAACCTTTACCTGAAAACTGATATTAGATCAGTGTGTAGGTGTTGGAGGTTCCCACCTGCAGGGTTCTTCAGGGTGAATGTGAGGGACTTTCCAGTGATGTAGATGGTGATGTTGTTCAGAGACTCGTCCAGCAGGAAGGAGAATGTCTCAGCTTTGCCTGGGTTCCTCGCTCGCTGTAGGACTGtcacctgaggaggaggaggaggaggaggacagaatgagagaggaggatagaaagggtatgttgttgttttattgtaagggtaggcagggtagcctagtggttagagcgttggactagtaaccggaaggttgcaagttcaaaccccccgagctgacaaggtacaaatctgttgttctgcccctgaacaggcagttaacccagtcattgaaaataagaatttgttcttaactgacttgccttgtaaaataaaaataaaaaattatcaTAGATATAACAATTATGTCTAGGCATTTCTAAAATTCATTGTTTATAAAGCACGTGTTTTTTAATTGATTAAGTTTTAAATTATTTCAAATGAACTACTCATCTAAAACTAAATGGCCACCAGTGTTGACTCACCAGAGCGGAGGTGGAGGAGTCGATGATGACGTCAGTGGCCTGGGGCAGATTTTCCTTGGTGACTCCAATGGCCTGACCACCAGACGCCAGCGCCAGGTCCTTGTAGGTCTCGAATGTAGCTGCCCTGGACTCTACTCCACTTCTCCTCTTTCTagcaccagcaccagcaccagtCATGAAGAAagacacctggagagacacataggtgtgtttgagagagtttgcctggtcgtattcattaggcaccaaacgaaGAATGAAAGAAAAAAGGGAGTGACTACCTCGCCAATAAGAATGGCTTGTTTTTGTTTGCCGTTGGAAAACATTTTGCTGCGTTTTGCTACTGTGTGACCTAATTAATAAGATCCTGAACTGCAGGACATTGTTTCTTCTAAAACAGGAAGTGTTTGAGGAAGTGCTCACGGTTGACTTGGTGCTCCTGATCAGGGCCAAGATGGTGTCCCTTAACGCAATGTCCTTGGCAACGGCATCTGTGAAAACATAGATGTGGGACGACGCAGGGGCACCGGTCAGCgccaactggagagagagagagagagagggagagagagagagagagagagagagagagagagagagagagagagagagagagagagagagagagagagagagagagagagagagagagagagagagagagagagagagcggggggaatGCTTAGTGTCTTTCTTTGTTGTCAGGTGCACTATAAACAAAGAATGGGACTATGTCTGAAACCTGATTGGAATATAGCCATGTCAATCACAGTACCTCTGCCCTACCACCctctccaatttgtaagtcgctctggataagagcgtctgctaaatgacttaaatgtaaatgtaaatgtacctgtAGACCTGATAAGCACATCTCAGGGAGGTCTCCGCCCCCATCAGCTTTGAGTTTAGCGATCTCTGTTTTCATAACATCAGGGTTTGTCGTTCTTATCAGGGGTCcaaacactacacacaaacacacactgatcacTAACCACTTCCTGACTTAACTACAAACCGCACCAGCATTTCGGTGAATGCCAGAGTTTGTCAGTGATGTTTTGCTAAGGAGAATGCTTGGTGGAGTGTAAAGCCAGCTTTACTTGGGTCGTTGAATGGGACCAGGATGTACTGGGAGGGCTCATCCTGCGTTCCCTTTTTGCTGTCGATGATCTCATTGACAACTCTCTTGGCTTCAAGGATGTCATCCTTCATGCTCCCCGTAGTGTCGATCACAAAAGCAACCACTGCTGAACGCGCTATGCCCATgaagctgtgggagagagagagagataaagagggagattGTGAGTAACTTCAACATGGGTAattccctcttcccccctctcctctccttcacccccctctacccctctcttccccttcacccctctcctccccttcacccccctctacccctctcttccccttcaccccctctcctccccatttcccccctcttcccctctcctccccttctcccccctctagcccactcctccccttctcccccctctacccctctcctccccttctcccccctctactcctctccccacttcactcccctctacccctctcctctccttcacccccctctacccctctcttccccttcaccccctctcctccccttcaccccctctaccactctcctccccttcacccctctcctcctctcctctccttcacctccctctacccctctcttccccttcaccccctctcctctccttcaccccctctacccctctcctccccttcaccctcctctaccccttcctctccttcaccctcctctacccctctcctctccttcaccctcctctaccc is a genomic window containing:
- the LOC118372067 gene encoding von Willebrand factor A domain-containing protein 7-like isoform X1; the encoded protein is MMSPVLGVSFLALVLSGGAWAFAPIGGGASTHVSITGTAVLQKVTEVCRAIAESEGRDFTPTGNSAEELVQACLGPRATGEVSAAKFKSALNEIYIQNGQVDRDFVNSPAHHFNSEAFAEGRRLITDGVASIKANVQRENFLAARETLGRVLHTLQDFYSHSNWVDLGYTEPYANLIRPDLPLENLADVSTPTCSDCASGGFCSNSILPNILNEKKLTSGYMGIFSAAKPKGKCSHGGAADLTSSEVPRGGISKDERRSDNVALHTAAVTVATTATLQLLDDIRGAAGDNNYLRFMGIARSAVVAFVIDTTGSMKDDILEAKRVVNEIIDSKKGTQDEPSQYILVPFNDPMFGPLIRTTNPDVMKTEIAKLKADGGGDLPEMCLSGLQLALTGAPASSHIYVFTDAVAKDIALRDTILALIRSTKSTVSFFMTGAGAGARKRRSGVESRAATFETYKDLALASGGQAIGVTKENLPQATDVIIDSSTSALVTVLQRARNPGKAETFSFLLDESLNNITIYITGKSLTFTLKNPAGVTQKQNEANGELGTVQTVGNLFRVRLASNKQTGLWEISMNSNQPYTLKVTGQSTIAFIYDFVETFEGPHPGYALISGRPKAGMPAMLLVSVLGRKGPASVKVANVVLVTVSGSELVSGALEDMGNGEFLVTVTKVPAGEFVVLLNGTDVVSSTVFQRQSTTQMSVSKVTIKAVVDRSMEPGKPFTLPFTVMTDATGGSYKISARNDRDFKMNVPGSIAVTTGGNATGELTITVPANTPSGTDVTLTIEAVAPGASDSNYAVLRLSVVTKVTDFTPPQCEVVIVSSVDCPADPAFCNSAFWQLSANLTDGVNGTGITSLKHRQGAGSLTHTDLKQTVVAATFNASCCSLTVELVAVDKAMNVGTCLYTTKVTDVTPPQCEVVSVSVVDCPADPAACSSAFWQLSANLTDGVNGTGITSLTHLQGAGSLTHTDLKQTVVAATFNASCCSLTVELVAVDKAMNVGTCRFSIVRNAGPPSIALSLPLLVCLLVSALFTTSLRDLLI
- the LOC118372067 gene encoding von Willebrand factor A domain-containing protein 7-like isoform X3 produces the protein MMSPVLCMSFLALVLSGGAWAFPPIGDGASTHVSITEKAVLQKVTEVCRAIAEKEGRDFTPTGNSAEELVQACLGPKATGEVSAAKFKSALNEIYIQNGQVDRDFVNSPAHHFNSEAFALGRRLITDGVASIKANVQKENFLAARETLGRVLHTLQDFYSHSNWVDLGYTEPYANLIRPDLPLENLADVKTPTCSDCANGGFCSNSILPNILNEKKLTSGYMGILSSAKPKGKCSHGGAADLTSSKAPRGGISKDERRSDNVALHTAAVTVATTATLQLLDDIRGAAGDNNYLRFMGIARSAVVAFVIDTTGSMKDDILEAKRVVNEIIDSKKGTQDEPSQYILVPFNDPMFGPLIRTTNPDVMKTEIAKLKADGGGDLPEMCLSGLQLALTGAPASSHIYVFTDAVAKDIALRDTILALIRSTKSTVSFFMTGAGAGARKRRSGVESRAATFETYKDLALASGGQAIGVTKENLPQATDVIIDSSTSALVTVLQRARNPGKAETFSFLLDESLNNITIYITGKSLTFTLKNPAGVTQKQNEANGELGTVQTVGNLFRVRLASNKQTGLWEISMNSNQPYTLKVTGQSTIAFIYDFVETFEGPHPGYALISGRPKAGMPAMLLVSVLGRKGPASVKVANVVLVTVSGSELVSGALEDMGNGEFLVTVTKVPAGEFVVLLNGTDVVSSTVFQRQSTTQMSVSKVTIKAVVDRSMEPGKPFTLPFTVMTDATGGSYKISARNDRDFKMNVPGSIAVTTGGNATGELTITVPANTPSGTDVTLTIEAVAPGASDSNYAVLRLSVVTKVTDFTPPQCEVVIVSSVDCPADPAFCNSAFWQLSANLTDGVNGTGITSLKHRQGAGSLTHTDLKQTVVAATFNASCCSLTVELVAVDKAMNVGTCLYTTKVTDVTPPQCEVVSVSVVDCPADPAACSSAFWQLSANLTDGVNGTGITSLTHLQGAGSLTHTDLKQTVVAATFNASCCSLTVELVAVDKAMNVGTCRFSIVRNAGPPSIALSLPLLVCLLVSALFTTSLRDLLI
- the LOC118372067 gene encoding von Willebrand factor A domain-containing protein 7-like isoform X2, coding for MMSPVLCMSFLALVLSGGAWAFPPIGDGASTHVSITEKAVLQKVTEVCRAIAEKEGRDFTPTGNSAEELVQACLGPKATGEVSAAKFKSALNEIYIQNGQVDRDFVNSPAHHFNSEAFALGRRLITDGVASIKANVQKENFLAARETLGRVLHTLQDFYSHSNWVDLGYTEPYANLIRPDLPLENLADVSTPTCSDCASGGFCSNSILPNILNEKKLTSGYMGIFSAAKPKGKCSHGGAADLTSSEVPRGGISKDERRSDNVALHTAAVTVATTATLQLLDDIRGAAGDNNYLRFMGIARSAVVAFVIDTTGSMKDDILEAKRVVNEIIDSKKGTQDEPSQYILVPFNDPMFGPLIRTTNPDVMKTEIAKLKADGGGDLPEMCLSGLQLALTGAPASSHIYVFTDAVAKDIALRDTILALIRSTKSTVSFFMTGAGAGARKRRSGVESRAATFETYKDLALASGGQAIGVTKENLPQATDVIIDSSTSALVTVLQRARNPGKAETFSFLLDESLNNITIYITGKSLTFTLKNPAGVTQKQNEANGELGTVQTVGNLFRVRLASNKQTGLWEISMNSNQPYTLKVTGQSTIAFIYDFVETFEGPHPGYALISGRPKAGMPAMLLVSVLGRKGPASVKVANVVLVTVSGSELVSGALEDMGNGEFLVTVTKVPAGEFVVLLNGTDVVSSTVFQRQSTTQMSVSKVTIKAVVDRSMEPGKPFTLPFTVMTDATGGSYKISARNDRDFKMNVPGSIAVTTGGNATGELTITVPANTPSGTDVTLTIEAVAPGASDSNYAVLRLSVVTKVTDFTPPQCEVVIVSSVDCPADPAFCNSAFWQLSANLTDGVNGTGITSLKHRQGAGSLTHTDLKQTVVAATFNASCCSLTVELVAVDKAMNVGTCLYTTKVTDVTPPQCEVVSVSVVDCPADPAACSSAFWQLSANLTDGVNGTGITSLTHLQGAGSLTHTDLKQTVVAATFNASCCSLTVELVAVDKAMNVGTCRFSIVRNAGPPSIALSLPLLVCLLVSALFTTSLRDLLI